The genomic interval TTTCTTCACTGTGAAGAAAAATTCTAGTCTAATGTGTCTTTGTCTATTTGTGCTTTTTTCCTTGTCCTTTTTGGTGTCATACCCAAGAAATTTTGATAAATCCAATGCCATGAAGCTTTCATcctgtttgtttctatatttatattgatGGGTCTTAAGTTTAGGTCTTTAgctcattttgagttaatttttgtgtgtgttgtaagAAAAGTTTCCAaccaatttcttttatatttttcattctatcCAGTTTTAACAAtgctgtttattgaagagaccatttTCCCATTGAGTAGCCTTGATATGCTTGCTGAAGATCATATGATCATATACATcagggttcatttctgggctctttttTTAATCCTGTAGGTCTGTGTGCCTTTATGCAGCTTGtaatgctgtttgtttgtttgtttgtttgtttgttttccctgtaGCTTTGAATGTTGTGAAATAAGGAAAGGAGCATCCTCTTAGTTCTTATTTGACTCATTTTTATCACTTGTTTGCCTCTGAAATATTGGGGGTAGCAGTTTGCCCTGTGTCCTCCCATCTCTTACAGATACAAGAAAAagttttttgcttctgtttttgtttgtttgggggaggttgtttgctttttgtctgtttaGCTATTTACTTGTTATTAGAATGCAATGACAACTTCTAAATTCCTTACATGCATAACCAGAAACTAGAAATCCGtgggttattttaaaattaggatgGATTCAAGATACTTTCCAAAACTATCAGAACAAGGTAAAGTAAACTTGAAAATatccaaagatgaataaaaatatttaataaaattttccaCTTTTCATGGTATGATTTATAGCAAACCATAAATAGAAGTGGATTTTCAAATTTAATACAGTAAGTGACCCCCAAAGCCTTCAGGAAACTCTATGCTTGATTGTAAatctttgaaagtttttttttttttttatactagcTATTATCTCTATTTCTCTTCTGTATTGTATTTAGGCTTTCATTTAGTACTGCATTCTCTTTAGCATTTGTTATTGTGACTTAtattaagaaatgtatatttgagggcacctgggtgtctcagtcatttaaatggctgactcttgattttggctcaagtcatgatctcatggttcctgagttcaagtctcgcatcgggttctgcactgtgcagagcctgcttgtgattctctctctgtctctttctgccccatccattaattctctcaaaagaaataaatcaacttaaaaaataatgaaatgaatatttgatTTTATCTTAGTTCCTGGAACAGAACTTCTAAAAACCTTGAAATTTCCCAAGTGATAACAGTGATAAAGATGacagagcatttttttttgtttttcataacaaACCCCTCTGAAGCACAGTTGAatttatgttaatgaagtgatATTTGGAAAGCTCCTAGTTAATCACAGGATAGGGGCTGGTTGCTAGAAGAACCAAAAATTGCCTAAAGTGTTGAAACTTTGAGTCCTGCACTGACCTccctggagaagagaagggatggAGGCTGGGATAATTATGGCCAGTGGCTTAATGAACCATGCCTAGGTATTGAAGCCATCATAAAAATACCTGAAGTGTGAGATTTAGAGAACTTTTAGGCTGGTGAACAAGAACATAGCCATGTGTTGGGAGAGTGACACACCCCAAACTCCATGGGGATAGAAACTATTGTGCTTGGGACCCATTCAGACCTAGTTCTATATGTCTCTTCAGCTGGCAGttgatttgtctctttcaaaatatacttgTAATAGACAGTAGTAGTAaattcctgagttctgtgagcctttCTAGTAAATTATCAAACCTGATGTTTAAATTGTAGTTACTCCCAATTTGTAGCCAAATCAGACAGAAATTAGAAATCTGAGATGGAATAGTTATGATTGGCCTCTGAGATAAGGTAGGGTAGTCTGTGGAGCTGAGCCTTTAACCCTTGTGATCTGAAGCTAACTCCaattagtgtcagaattgaattgttAATCTATTCAGTGACTACAACTTTACTTGTCTTGTATATGTAATGACTCTCATCCTTCTACTTTGACATAAAttccaaatttatatatttccctGCATAAATCAAATTCAGATTTGCTGCACCCTAGGCACCCAAAACTCAGCATCCACAGAATAGATCTaggtttctgtaatttttttaactgaatttgttatccatttgtccattcatccactcaCAATATAGTTATTGATTTGATACTGCAAGTCAGAAAATGGGCTTAGTATTTGAGATGCAACATAAGGAACACAAACATGGTCCCTGATATTATAATATGGTTTAATTAGCTGAATAAAagtataatacaaataataataagtgtTATAAGCATTGTAAAACAAAATGCAACGGTTCCATATACAGGGTGGTCTACATAGCTGAGAAACTGGTAATgtgttcatataaaaatgattaaacaaattACAAGAATGCACAGATTTTGAATTGGGGAAGGTGGAAGGATGCAGTAAGAATATTCCAGGAAGTGAAAATATTAGTTGTGCTAAccataacttaaaaaatagtctgagaatatgaaaaaatttaaaaagttcaaaaaagtTGTAATATTGACatcaggggaaaggagagaaaatgcgaacaggaaatgggaaaaaagggGGTTAGGAAAAGTATCATGCGGATTAGTAAAATTTGGTTCTTTATTCTAAAGGCAAAaacaggtggggtgcctgggtggctcaattggtttaaacttctgacttcagctaggtcatgatctcatggttcatgggtctgagctctgcatcaggctatgtgctgacagcttagagcctggagcctatctttggattctgtgtctccctctctctctctgcccctgccatgcttgcactgtctttctctctttctctcaaaaataaataaaacattaaaaaaatttaaaggcaaaaacAGGCTATTTGAGAATATTAAGTATCAAATTCCAATGCAAGGAAAAAGATGTCTTCTGGAATTTATTTGAATATGATGATGCCTGCCTGAATGATGATGTCTGCTGGTTGGATTATTCATATATGAAGTTTCTGTTTTAATAAGCAATTTGTTGCTCATTTGTAaaccaaacatatttttaattggtattttctctcaaaattatcATCCCAATTGTTTTTATGTccaaattatatctttaaatactATGTAAAAGCATGCAACTTTATTTCTCATGTATCTCTTTTTCATCCTTGAGTAACTTCTATGCCTCTGATGGCATGGATTAGATGTATTTCTTCAGTGAATCTAAATATGTATCAATCAATAAgtgttgttaatgtttttttttctttttaaatactgtatattaggtaaatccatattttatagttttctgacagtttttaatttattaactatGTAAAATAGTTACCACAATTCAGTTTGATAATCAATAATCAGTTtgatatcaaaaataaaacaatctatcTCCTATGGTTTTTGTAAAGTTAAAAAGattcaatttttagaaaaatactaaTACATAGTATTAAATGTAGATGGtgatggggtggctgggtggctcagttggttaagcatctgactcttgatttcaactcaggtcatgatctcacagcttgtgagatccagcctcacgtcaggctctgcactgacagcgaggagcttgcttggaattctctgtcttcctctctccctgctcctcccttgctcattctctctctctcaaaataaataaataaaaattttaaaatgtagatggtGATGGTCATAATGTGGAtgaggatggtggtgatgatgataacaAAGATGAATGTACATCTCATTAtttaatgattataaatattatactGCAATAAACAGATTGATTCTAGGCAAAAGCATTTGTGATGagtatgttgttttgtttttatttttgtttttaaggcttaaactatttctttttttaaatgaaatttattgtcatattggtttccatacaacacccagtgctcatcccaacaggtgccctcctcaatacccatcacccaccctcccctccctcccaccccccatcagccctcagttttttctcagtttttaagagtctcttatgctttggctctctcccactctaacctctttttttttccttcccctccctcatggcttcctgttaagtttctcaggatccacgtaagagcgaaaacatatggcatctgtctttctctgtatggctaatttcacctagcataacactgtccagttccatccacgttgctacaaagggccatatttcattctttctcattgccacgtagtactccattgtgtatataaaccacaatttctttacccattcatcagttgatggacatttaggctctttccataatttggctattgttgagaatgctgctataaacattggggtacaagtgcccctatgcatcagtactcctgtattccttggataaattcctagcagtgctattgctgggtcatagggtaggtctatttttaattttctgaggaacctccacactgctttccagagcggctacaccaatttgcgttcccaccaacagtgcaggagggttcccgtttctccacatcctcgccagcatctatagtctcctgatttcttcattttggccactctgactggcgtgaggtgatatctgagtgtggttttgattaggCTTAAACTATTTCTTATAAAAGTTGTTTTCACAAGTTCTTTCTAATTtgggaaacttttattttaattagaattgtCATAAATTATTCTCTAGAGACTATTGTTTCAGTAGAAGCCTTGCCCTTAGGGAACCAGCAGTAATGAACTCAGGCTTCCCTCCTGTTTATGAGTTCCAATAATCTGCAGATGTGATCAGTGGCACTCCATAGTTTTGAATCATTCATTCTTACACAGAGTCCTTATAAAGTCTTCTATAGTCACGGCTATATACTCTCCTCCATTGTTTCTTTACATTCTGAGGCTTTCAGCCTGAATGATATCCAAATCAAGAAGTTATAAAGGAGTAATACTCTGAAACCATGCACTTACACATTCATAAAAATTCTGAGGTACACCTTCAGCAGGTAAGTAAATAATTGACAATGTTCTACTCTTTCAATTCATGGtctttatttggaatttttttctctcttttattttccccatcactgattttcttctttttcctccacttttCACTCATTGACAACCTAATGCAAAATTTTGGAATTAACTGAAAGGATTGTTATTTTCCCAAGTTGAGAGTTTAGTGTTTGCCTTACATTGCTAGTGCCTCAAGGCATCCGTAGCAGAACACAGGAAAGTCTCTTTCAAATAATACACATTCCTccacaattactttttttttccttttcctccaaattcatcaatatttattttctatgattttaaaaagctagaCTGAGCCCTTCATACTGTATCACTGAATTAACGAATTTAGTCCCTATTAACTAAAATACTGAATTTGTGTTATCGTATTCAGAATAATCATTATAAACAATCATGATGAAAACTCCCAACTTTGATCCAAATTTGTTTTACTCTTTTATAAAGTGAATGATATACCTATAAGTGAGAAATTTATCTGTGTTCTCACTTGTTTCCCCAttgttaagtaaatatataagaGTAAGtcagtgaaaatataaataagtattttggtcaaaaaaatgagcaaaacctaaattaaaacacacaaggTCTTATTTCTAACATTGATCCTTCTATGATATAAATTTTAGCTAACCATTACAGCATTCACCCATCACATCTACTGAAAAGTAACCATGGAAATTCCCACTTATCTAAAATTAGCCATTCCAACACCTACCAATATCAAATTTGTGTTTCTTATAACCTGAAATTTGAAATCACTCTCTAATCCAAAACTTTCTTTAACAAAACTCCACTCCAAGAatattcctgtttcttttttcttcactttttattcttcatttataataCGAACTGTACTTAAACTTTTGCTTCTTCTCTTAGTAAAATTCAGAAGTTCAgtttctctacccttctccccaaATGTTTGCTCTGTTTGAATTAATTCCAAGATAAATATAATCGGCATTGATAAAGTCATATGTTtgattcttttccttattttaaaaagaactgtgaGCATCTTATGCACTATGAGaagtgattttaaagtttatttatttacttttagagtgagagagtgagcaagtgagcatgagtggaagaaggaaagagagagagagggacaaggagagagtcccaggcagtctccaagctgtcatcacagagtccaatgcaggacttgaacccacaaaccatgaaatcatgacctaagccaagaccaagatttggacacttaacaaacagCCCCTCAGCTCCCCTGAGATATGATTCTATATGATGATTACATGAGGCTGACTTTACATTAATGATCAATTTAACAGTAATAGAGGTTGGTACCTATAACTAAAGAGTCATGAACCTATTATTGATCATGTCTAGTtggttttttttagctttttttttctcactgataataaaatatcttttcaaagttatttttgtatatgcaTATTAATATAGAATTAGACTTGATTGCAAGTCTGTCTGCCAGCATTCTTTTACATCTGAATGGATTAAAGTCACTGTGATGTGTCTATCCCAAAGGGCACTACTCATATGTTCACATGGCTCATGAACAGCTAACTTCACTGTTAGAGTCCATACACTGAGCACAGACTCACAGGTCTTTCAAAAGAACAGTTGTGCCAATCTTAATGTAGAAGTGTATTCCACAGTTCATCTcaggacttattttattttgtttttattatcatccttccacaaagaaaaagataatttctaTAGTAAGGGCACTTCCAAAGTTAAGTTGCAAAGACCAACCATGaacttatattttgtttattatgtcAGGTGGAAGTGTCAACATTATGGATCACAGAAACAAGACCGGAGTCATGGAGTTTATTCTTCTGGGGTTTCAGAATGAAAAGGAAgtagaaattcttcttttttctgcatTCTTGCTCATGTACATGACATCTATGATTGGCAACACCATGATCATCCTTTTGGTGTGTGGTGACTACCGTCTGCATTCACCCATGTACTTCTTTGTAGCCAATCTTTCCTTCCTTGAAGTTGCCATCACCTCCACAGTGGTGCCTAAGATGCTGGCAAACATATTTTCCCTCACCAAGGCAATATCCTTCATAGGATGTCTCACACAgtctttcttctacttcttcttgGGATCCACGGAATCCTTCATCCTGGTCGTCATGTCATTTGATCGATACATTGCCATCTGCAACCCATTGAGGTATGCCATCATCATGAACAAACAGACATGCATATTGTTGCTTCTGGGATCCTATTTAGGTGCATTTTTGTCAATTTTAGCACCATCAATCTTAACTGCTCCTCTGCCCTTTTGTGGACCAAATATTATCAATCACTTCTTTTGTGACAGTGGCCCTGTGCTAAAGCTGGTCTGTGCAGATACTGCTCTGGCTGAGCTGGCTGACTTTATCTCCTCTGCTATGTTGCTCTTGGGCTCCTTGCTCTTCACAGGAGTGTCTTACATgtacattattattactatcctTAGAATTCCTTCTGTCCAGGGACGGCAGAAAGCTTTCTCCACTTGTGTTTCACACATCACTGTTGTGACACTTTATTATGGAAGCTCCATCTTTATTTACGTCCGCCCAAAAAAGGGTGATGTGATGGATCTTAACAAATTTGCCACAGTGCTGAACACCACTGTAACACCGATGTTGAACCCTTTCATCTATAGTCTTCGAAATGAGAAAGTCAAAGAATCCCTGAGAGAtgctttcaataaatatgtagGCATGTTAACAAATTCAAGatctttaaaaccacaaaaataatatCTACAACAAAGATATCTTCATGTCTGGcaataaaatgattttgtaatatAACTGAAAGTTAATATGCTTGCATAAGGAAAACATTTAGGAGAACATATATCACTTCCTGATTTTTGTCCAGGTTTACTTAACAGTAAGTCACATAGatctaaaattatatacatgcattcataatacatacacacatactgatagatataaatacatcagtaattattattcccattttttctgTGCCtccagtgttttaaaaatcaaaatttcataCAGTCTAGGGATTTTTAATTCAAACAAAGCCAGTATTAGGTGtttcttctttaagtattttcttaatttacaacAGTTTTCAAATATTAACTTATATTTCACATTTGATTCATATGGattgtttttagaagaaaatattaaacatgatCTGACTTCAACTTTGAAATGTTGCATATATTGTCCCTTTGTTACttaaatttggattttaattGTGGACTGATCTACTCATGACTCCATGTCCTTAGCATTTGTACTCAAATTCTATGCCATAGAATATAAGGATATATCTACCTGTGGCAAAGGAATTTATCAGAACTTACAGGCCTCTGCTAATTATGCAGACAACTGATAGGTAAGTAGCAGAAATTTATCACAATGGcctatttacaatatttttttcagaatagtaGGAAATTACTTCAGATactgaactttgaaaataaaaatttttataataagagGTTTTATTAAAAACTAATACTAATAATGACCTTGGAATTGCAACATAACTTAGATTGCATCACTTTTTCACTATTTGAAAGGAcagtaaaaatatcttaattaGGTATAAGTGAGAAAATAACTCTAAAGTAAGTACTTAGACTAACATGATCTATGATCCATCATTGTTACTGTGAATTATATATTTCACAAAAACTGAACTCTCTCCATAACCAGCACGTAATTTCAATCCACAGATCACAGAGGTACTCTTCTCATATACAACAAAATTTTCTGACCATTAAATACTCTGTAAATGTTTCAAGCATGGCTTTAGCCTTGCTTACAGTAAACAGATATAAAAAACTACAATTTGATTTGTCAATTATTCCCAgattccttcctgtcttttctgaTTCCTAGCTGTTAACTTCTTATACTCTCCACCTCTCTGACTTTAAAATTcttactctaggggcgcctgggtggagcagtcggttaagtgtcagacttcagccaggtcacgatctcgcggtccgtgagttcgagccccgcgtcaggctctgggctgatggctcggagcctggagcctgtttccgattctctgtctccctctctctctgccccgcccccgttcatgctctgtctctctctatcccaaaaataaattaaaaaaaaaaagttggaaaaaaaataaaattcttactcttttagaaaagaaaaaaaacactattaatAATTGTGCTCATCTATTCTCAGTTAGTACCCCCATGTCCTAGCAAGACTTCTATGGCGTGCCTGGATGGAGACCATTCATGGTGTTGAAACCATTATGggccaacagaaagaaaattagaattttcacTCATAGAATGCCTttgaagttattattattttactttactgtGTTGTCATCAATAAAACCTAGAAATATAATTAGTGACTGTATGAAAGGGAGCAtaacatttctgaagaaaaaatataaaatcagctGGGTAATCACAAGGGGTGACAATAAGATTCCTAGCAACAGATCACTTTTTCCATCATAAGCCTCATATAAGGCAGACTTCTTCACATTTCCTGGATATTACAGCTCCTGGGACCTCATACACTAAATGATATTGAACATGGATCACCCTCCCTCTTGCAATTGGATGgcaaattttatttcctaaaagacTGAGTTTTCAGAATAAGACATTAATGGtgactgttttattcatttgtgttccATCCCTGGCTAAATAAGTTTCAATTAGTGTGTTTTAGTAAGTTACAACTGAAGCACTATACTTTTATAATAAGTCATGTTCATTTGAATCTGTAAATATATCTTCTAATTATATACTTTTGCATTACTCATATTGTATGTGACAATGCTCTGGGAGGAATTTACAAATTTCCAGAAGTTAATAAAAGTTGATTCATATGTTTCTATTTCCCCCAATAAACTAAACATGAGAAAGTAAAATCATTCATAGAACTCCTTCAAGTTTTAAGATGGTTCAACCATTTgtcaaaaaaataacaatttttgtgTCTAATATCTTACAAGTGTTAGAAATTTTGTATTCAAACCACTAATGCGAAGATG from Panthera uncia isolate 11264 chromosome A1 unlocalized genomic scaffold, Puncia_PCG_1.0 HiC_scaffold_17, whole genome shotgun sequence carries:
- the LOC125935082 gene encoding olfactory receptor 6M1-like; its protein translation is MEFILLGFQNEKEVEILLFSAFLLMYMTSMIGNTMIILLVCGDYRLHSPMYFFVANLSFLEVAITSTVVPKMLANIFSLTKAISFIGCLTQSFFYFFLGSTESFILVVMSFDRYIAICNPLRYAIIMNKQTCILLLLGSYLGAFLSILAPSILTAPLPFCGPNIINHFFCDSGPVLKLVCADTALAELADFISSAMLLLGSLLFTGVSYMYIIITILRIPSVQGRQKAFSTCVSHITVVTLYYGSSIFIYVRPKKGDVMDLNKFATVLNTTVTPMLNPFIYSLRNEKVKESLRDAFNKYVGMLTNSRSLKPQK